In Clostridium sporogenes, one genomic interval encodes:
- a CDS encoding GntR family transcriptional regulator, with translation MMKIVSKKNPVPLHFQIKEILQEMIENEELKPGDAVPTERELCEIQGVSRMTVNKAIMSLVNEGLLYREQGKGTFVAKPKENKEIAGLKSFSEVMQDKGLKTETRILFFQVKEATKRIKSVLNLSDDNNKVFEISRLRMSEGEPVAIETVWIPHNLCSDMDRQTIEGKSLYETFKNKYNYFPDKAKQTIEPIILNEDECKLLNQNENALALMFRRTTYIKGEVPIEYTKAIYRSDIYKYELVFQ, from the coding sequence ATGATGAAAATTGTTTCTAAAAAAAATCCAGTACCTCTCCATTTTCAAATTAAAGAGATATTGCAAGAGATGATAGAAAATGAAGAATTAAAGCCTGGAGATGCTGTACCTACAGAAAGAGAACTTTGTGAAATTCAAGGTGTTAGTAGAATGACAGTGAATAAGGCTATAATGTCTTTAGTTAATGAAGGATTATTATATAGAGAACAGGGGAAGGGTACTTTTGTTGCTAAACCTAAAGAAAATAAAGAAATAGCTGGTCTAAAAAGTTTTAGTGAGGTAATGCAGGATAAGGGATTAAAAACAGAAACTAGAATTTTATTTTTTCAAGTAAAGGAAGCTACAAAGAGAATAAAGTCTGTTTTAAACTTATCAGATGATAATAATAAAGTTTTTGAAATTAGTAGATTAAGAATGAGTGAAGGTGAACCAGTAGCTATAGAAACTGTGTGGATACCACATAATTTATGTAGTGATATGGATAGACAAACTATAGAGGGAAAATCTTTGTATGAAACTTTTAAAAATAAATACAATTATTTTCCTGATAAGGCAAAACAAACTATAGAGCCTATAATTTTAAATGAGGACGAATGTAAGCTTTTAAACCAAAATGAAAATGCTTTAGCCTTAATGTTTAGAAGAACTACTTATATAAAAGGTGAAGTTCCAATAGAATATACAAAAGCAATTTATAGAAGTGACATATATAAGTATGAGTTGGTTTTCCAGTAA
- the murQ gene encoding N-acetylmuramic acid 6-phosphate etherase codes for MSERNINTVNLDSLSTLEIIRKINEEDEKVAKAIKKEEKNIAYAVDIIVKALKEEGRMLYIGSGTSGKIGVLDASDCPATFGIDDFLVQGIISGGEAAISGWLEHTEDNEELAIEDLEKIGVNNRDILIGITASGNTPYVNSAMKYGRQLGCKTIGIMCSKNGKLKNICDLTIAVDLGPEVIMGSTRMKAGTAQKMIVNMLSTTAMINLGKTYSNLMVNVKPINNKLKDRVKEIVMLATDKELEVVEKYLKECNYDPKVAIVMIKTGISVEKAQEKLQQHGGKVYYALKSYVDMESD; via the coding sequence ATGAGTGAAAGAAATATAAATACTGTTAATTTAGATAGTTTAAGTACTTTGGAAATAATAAGAAAAATAAATGAAGAAGATGAAAAAGTAGCAAAAGCTATAAAAAAAGAAGAAAAAAATATAGCTTATGCAGTGGATATTATTGTTAAAGCTCTAAAGGAAGAAGGCAGAATGCTCTACATTGGTAGTGGAACCAGTGGAAAAATTGGAGTTTTGGATGCTTCCGATTGTCCTGCAACTTTTGGAATTGATGATTTCTTGGTACAAGGCATTATATCAGGTGGAGAAGCAGCTATAAGTGGTTGGCTTGAACATACTGAGGATAATGAGGAGTTAGCCATAGAAGATCTAGAAAAAATAGGAGTAAATAATAGGGATATTTTAATTGGAATAACTGCTAGTGGCAATACTCCTTATGTAAATAGTGCTATGAAATATGGAAGACAGCTAGGATGTAAAACTATAGGCATTATGTGTAGTAAAAATGGGAAGCTTAAAAATATATGTGACTTAACTATAGCTGTAGATTTGGGGCCAGAGGTTATAATGGGATCAACAAGAATGAAAGCTGGCACTGCACAAAAAATGATTGTTAATATGTTAAGTACTACTGCCATGATTAATCTTGGAAAAACTTATTCTAATCTTATGGTTAATGTTAAGCCTATAAATAACAAGCTAAAAGACAGAGTTAAAGAAATAGTTATGTTGGCAACAGATAAAGAGTTAGAGGTAGTTGAAAAATATCTTAAGGAATGTAATTATGATCCCAAAGTTGCTATAGTTATGATTAAAACAGGAATTTCAGTTGAAAAAGCACAAGAAAAGTTACAACAGCATGGAGGTAAAGTTTATTATGCTTTAAAAAGCTATGTAGATATGGAGAGTGATTAA
- the nagA gene encoding N-acetylglucosamine-6-phosphate deacetylase: MKAIVNGKIIVGNEILENKVLLFEKKIIGISDRENVCLSKNDHIIDAKGLYISPGFIDVHIHGSGGKDAMDGEIESIKVISNTIAKRGVTSFLPTTMTMAKEHIYKALDVIEEAMNMDLGGAKVLGAHLEGPFINPKYKGAQKVDFIKNPSFDFIKGYENVIKIITLAPEKDENFKFLKYIKENTDIVLSIGHSDATYEQAMAAIDNGISRATHTFNAMTPLNHRKPGIIGAIMNTDISCELIADNIHVHKGAVNVLTKIKGKDKIILITDSMRAGCMNNGIWELGGQKVIVKKGSARLEDDTLAGSILTLDNAIKNMKNNIDASLCEIISMVTINPAKDINIYDKKGSIKKGKDADIAIFDKDINISMTIVEGNIVYQK, translated from the coding sequence ATGAAGGCTATAGTCAATGGAAAGATTATAGTAGGGAATGAAATATTAGAGAATAAAGTATTATTATTTGAAAAAAAAATAATCGGCATATCAGATAGAGAGAATGTTTGTTTAAGTAAAAATGATCATATTATTGATGCTAAGGGGTTATATATTTCTCCAGGGTTTATAGATGTTCATATACATGGTTCAGGTGGAAAAGATGCTATGGATGGGGAAATAGAATCTATAAAGGTTATAAGTAATACTATAGCTAAAAGAGGTGTGACCTCATTTTTACCAACTACCATGACTATGGCTAAAGAACATATATATAAAGCTTTGGATGTTATAGAAGAAGCTATGAATATGGATTTAGGTGGTGCTAAGGTTTTAGGAGCACATTTAGAAGGACCTTTTATTAACCCAAAATATAAGGGAGCTCAAAAGGTAGATTTTATAAAAAATCCAAGCTTTGATTTTATTAAAGGTTATGAGAATGTAATAAAAATAATTACGCTGGCACCAGAGAAAGATGAAAATTTTAAGTTCTTAAAATATATTAAAGAAAATACAGATATAGTTTTATCTATAGGTCATTCAGATGCAACTTATGAACAAGCTATGGCAGCTATAGATAATGGAATAAGTCGTGCTACTCATACCTTTAATGCTATGACTCCTTTAAATCATAGGAAGCCAGGAATAATAGGAGCTATTATGAATACAGATATATCTTGCGAGCTTATAGCAGATAATATTCATGTTCATAAGGGAGCTGTTAATGTTCTTACTAAAATTAAAGGTAAAGACAAGATTATTTTAATTACAGATTCAATGAGAGCTGGATGCATGAACAATGGTATATGGGAACTAGGAGGACAGAAAGTTATTGTAAAAAAGGGTTCTGCTAGACTGGAGGATGATACCCTAGCTGGAAGTATCTTGACATTAGATAATGCAATCAAGAATATGAAAAATAATATAGATGCTTCTTTATGTGAAATTATATCTATGGTAACAATTAATCCCGCTAAAGATATAAATATATATGATAAAAAAGGAAGTATTAAAAAAGGAAAAGATGCTGATATTGCTATTTTTGACAAAGACATTAATATTAGTATGACAATTGTTGAGGGCAATATTGTTTATCAAAAATAA
- the nagB gene encoding glucosamine-6-phosphate deaminase, which produces MRIIVVDNYEEMSKKAAAMVASQVILKPDSVLGLATGDTPTGMYKEIINIYKNQKMDFSKVKTFNLDEYYGLNRENPQSYYYYMMNNLFNHVNIDDNNINIPNGMADNIEAECKEYERKIDKEDGIDLQILGIGVNGHIGFNEPDASFESETHLVNLDEKTIESNSRFFSSKDQVPTKAISMGIKTILHSKKIILLACGSAKSDAVFKAINGKITPNIPASILQLHRDVVVIIDKEAASNLNLK; this is translated from the coding sequence ATGAGAATTATAGTAGTAGATAATTATGAAGAAATGAGTAAAAAAGCAGCAGCTATGGTGGCTAGCCAAGTTATTTTAAAACCAGATAGTGTCCTTGGATTGGCAACTGGAGATACTCCTACAGGAATGTATAAAGAAATCATAAATATTTACAAAAATCAAAAGATGGATTTCTCTAAAGTTAAAACTTTTAATTTAGATGAATACTATGGTTTAAATAGAGAAAATCCTCAAAGTTATTATTATTATATGATGAATAATCTGTTTAATCATGTGAATATTGATGACAATAATATTAATATTCCTAATGGAATGGCTGATAACATAGAAGCAGAGTGTAAGGAGTATGAAAGAAAAATAGATAAGGAAGATGGCATTGATTTACAAATTCTTGGTATTGGTGTTAATGGACATATTGGATTTAATGAACCAGATGCAAGTTTTGAATCAGAAACTCATCTAGTTAATTTAGATGAAAAAACTATAGAGTCTAATTCAAGATTTTTTAGCTCAAAAGATCAGGTGCCAACAAAAGCTATTAGCATGGGAATTAAAACTATATTACATTCAAAAAAGATAATTTTGTTAGCTTGTGGTAGTGCAAAGTCTGATGCTGTTTTTAAAGCTATAAATGGTAAAATTACCCCTAATATACCTGCATCTATTCTTCAATTACACAGAGATGTTGTTGTTATTATAGATAAGGAAGCTGCTAGCAATTTAAATTTGAAGTAA
- a CDS encoding glycosyl hydrolase family 18 protein, which yields MKNHKKKRIRAYIGCILSLFMLFSIIPLKGKTAKAADSNESRKKIVAYFTEWSVYGGHNNYKISDVPWDKVTHINYAFATIKNNKIALFDEWAATGIDFGDGWDSPYKGNLGQIKKYKKKYPNVKVLISIGGWSQSAGFHNVAKTPENRKIFADSVVEFIRDWNLDGADIDWEYPTFKREGDTVDNPNDQGTPLADESEKETFTLLLKDLRETLNKAGKEDNKYYELTAAVGSGKDKIEKTEPEKYSQYLDFINIMTYDMNGAWENVTGHQSPLYKNPYDNHDDTVKNYYNVDTAMKLFEAYNIPKDKLVVGSPYYSRGWKGVKNDGPIKELPGLFATATGGAKGTWDGGRAAGCNPYHYIKGTLEKDSSFKKYRDPYSRVPYLYSESKGEMYTYEDETSLGEKVKYVKDNNYGGVIFWELAGDAPLKGSSLTDVIYKGFFGDGGIPSDDKLPKSPEVSLKNDDNYGNYDINISIPTDSRGDKIKLYEDNEVILEEDINKLPSNNIIKNFKGKKEGSYTYTAELVNKYGSSKGNTIVVKATDPNKLKAPIISVDKQINTGDYKISMEVLKDNNGNELKLYENGVEILTEKIDGSTSKTFIKEFKDNKVGEYTYKAEIVRKDDKIESNDLKVTVKDKDSSVKEKPGKPALTHDNWWPQDGDYTITMSMWWGVNGDKVKIYENGVLIKEANLTSNTPQAQTYSLKINGRKNGKYTYYAELINEAGVTRSDDLVVNVTESNK from the coding sequence ATGAAGAATCATAAAAAAAAGAGGATTAGAGCATATATAGGATGTATTCTATCTTTATTTATGTTATTTAGTATTATTCCTTTAAAAGGAAAGACAGCTAAGGCAGCTGATTCTAATGAATCCAGAAAAAAAATTGTGGCTTATTTTACGGAATGGAGTGTTTACGGAGGTCATAATAATTACAAGATATCTGATGTACCTTGGGATAAAGTTACTCATATAAATTATGCATTTGCAACTATAAAAAATAACAAAATTGCTTTATTTGATGAATGGGCTGCTACAGGTATAGATTTTGGTGATGGATGGGATTCGCCTTATAAAGGAAATCTAGGACAAATAAAAAAATATAAAAAGAAGTATCCAAATGTAAAAGTTCTTATATCTATAGGTGGATGGAGTCAATCAGCTGGATTTCATAATGTAGCAAAGACTCCAGAAAACAGAAAGATATTTGCTGACAGTGTTGTAGAGTTTATTCGTGATTGGAATTTAGATGGTGCTGATATAGATTGGGAATATCCTACTTTTAAAAGAGAAGGAGATACTGTAGATAATCCTAATGATCAAGGAACACCTTTGGCAGACGAAAGTGAAAAAGAAACCTTTACACTTCTTTTAAAGGATTTAAGAGAAACATTAAATAAAGCTGGTAAAGAAGATAATAAATATTATGAACTTACCGCTGCAGTTGGATCTGGAAAAGATAAAATAGAGAAGACTGAGCCAGAAAAATACTCACAGTATTTAGATTTTATAAACATTATGACATATGATATGAATGGTGCTTGGGAAAATGTAACAGGACATCAATCACCTTTATACAAAAATCCTTATGACAATCATGATGATACAGTAAAGAATTATTATAATGTAGACACAGCTATGAAGTTATTTGAAGCTTATAATATACCAAAGGATAAGCTTGTAGTTGGATCACCATATTATTCTCGTGGATGGAAAGGTGTAAAAAATGATGGACCTATAAAGGAACTGCCAGGATTATTTGCCACAGCAACTGGAGGAGCAAAGGGAACATGGGATGGGGGACGTGCAGCAGGATGCAATCCTTACCATTATATAAAGGGTACTTTAGAGAAAGATTCATCCTTTAAAAAATATAGAGATCCTTATTCAAGGGTTCCTTATTTATATAGTGAATCTAAAGGAGAAATGTATACCTATGAAGATGAGACTTCTTTAGGTGAAAAAGTTAAATATGTAAAAGATAATAACTATGGTGGGGTAATTTTCTGGGAATTAGCAGGAGATGCACCTCTAAAAGGAAGTAGTTTAACAGATGTTATTTATAAAGGATTCTTTGGAGATGGAGGTATACCTTCAGATGATAAGCTGCCTAAGTCACCAGAAGTATCTTTGAAAAATGATGATAATTATGGAAACTATGATATCAATATATCTATACCAACAGATAGTAGAGGAGATAAGATTAAGTTATATGAAGATAATGAAGTGATTTTAGAAGAAGATATAAACAAATTACCTTCAAACAATATAATAAAAAATTTTAAAGGAAAGAAAGAAGGGTCATACACTTATACAGCAGAGCTTGTGAATAAATATGGTTCCTCTAAAGGTAATACCATAGTAGTTAAAGCAACAGATCCTAATAAATTAAAAGCTCCTATAATTTCTGTGGATAAACAAATTAACACAGGAGATTATAAAATATCTATGGAAGTTTTAAAAGATAATAATGGAAATGAACTAAAACTATATGAAAATGGAGTAGAAATTTTAACAGAAAAGATTGATGGATCAACTAGTAAAACTTTTATTAAAGAATTTAAAGATAACAAAGTAGGCGAGTACACTTATAAAGCTGAAATAGTAAGAAAAGATGATAAGATAGAAAGTAATGATTTAAAAGTAACTGTAAAAGACAAGGACTCATCAGTTAAAGAAAAACCAGGTAAACCTGCATTGACTCATGATAACTGGTGGCCTCAAGATGGAGACTATACTATTACTATGAGTATGTGGTGGGGCGTTAATGGTGATAAGGTAAAAATATATGAAAATGGTGTTTTAATTAAGGAAGCAAATTTAACATCCAATACTCCTCAAGCTCAAACTTATAGCCTAAAAATAAATGGAAGAAAAAATGGTAAGTACACCTATTATGCAGAACTTATAAATGAAGCTGGTGTAACTAGAAGTGATGATCTAGTTGTAAATGTAACAGAAAGTAATAAATAA
- a CDS encoding chitinase N-terminal domain-containing protein — MNKKFKTINRANALALSAAILLGVSTPVCALEKNKEERNINKVHLKSNNSSYVLNNSKTNPKVLDTPISVPSDFQLSKDNWDGSPNYTISMDMWYGTNGDAWKLYENGKLVHEVKLVNNSPNVQHAEVKFTNKSNGTYTYTAELINAAGVTKSKNTIVHEVTKNDTPIDVPLPESASGYPAVGYTILNEDDTNFEWAVFISNPNKNYIWQGSSFSLWGMSFETDNEITSVSNADSFKQNGKNVIINVKQDERLLPYNTTRIFVVKGKKHSSKAPTNFKSNLIRGDISYPTFASLPSSFTKNKPDLNEKDLIANKIDYYSPKIKVNTGNKLMYNNPASSTQLIIPMPKKMPVPINGVNGLRIWIPSKYLAMGIGTGTEYFGLNPNFMIGLSIKENFTCGLAPLESGYTENIVTVDGEKWSWPIQKKHPDGPFQQEKGNFNEIKKQYPDYFADSAEHENYVTLKTGEPDDPSYIHAAMSSYMSLTMTREFLYAIPNNDFSGALKKAKDPWAEFVLVDNAYNRGVYGLLQRKLFTEHRDKLINSPDINKEFNLSGFANHIENIQNVIKAMDSEAENFYDADITWDDMANYFKELRLYYGRNVPTDADWNVMKADVKKAYDVLSKHWGGDHVSLRYDFLTLLRVFEKHLPENKQPAPSGASWIEQVNSANNIH, encoded by the coding sequence TTGAATAAAAAATTTAAAACTATTAATAGGGCAAACGCTTTAGCTCTTTCAGCAGCTATATTATTAGGTGTATCTACACCTGTTTGTGCTCTAGAAAAAAATAAAGAAGAAAGAAATATTAATAAAGTGCACTTAAAATCTAATAATAGTTCTTATGTATTGAACAATTCAAAAACAAATCCAAAAGTTCTAGATACGCCAATTAGTGTTCCATCTGATTTCCAACTTTCTAAAGACAACTGGGATGGTTCTCCAAATTACACAATTTCAATGGATATGTGGTATGGCACCAATGGTGATGCATGGAAACTTTATGAAAATGGTAAATTAGTTCATGAAGTTAAACTTGTAAACAATTCACCCAATGTTCAACATGCAGAAGTAAAATTCACTAACAAAAGTAATGGAACCTATACGTACACTGCTGAACTTATAAATGCAGCTGGTGTTACAAAATCTAAAAATACTATAGTTCATGAAGTAACTAAAAATGATACTCCTATAGATGTTCCCCTGCCTGAATCTGCTAGTGGATATCCTGCTGTAGGATATACTATTTTAAATGAAGATGATACTAACTTTGAATGGGCAGTGTTTATTTCAAATCCTAATAAAAATTATATATGGCAAGGTAGTAGTTTTTCTTTATGGGGTATGTCTTTTGAAACTGATAATGAAATAACTTCTGTTTCTAATGCAGATTCTTTTAAGCAGAATGGTAAAAATGTAATAATCAATGTAAAACAAGACGAAAGACTTTTACCTTACAATACTACTAGAATATTTGTAGTCAAAGGTAAAAAACATTCTTCAAAAGCACCTACAAATTTTAAATCAAACTTAATTAGAGGAGATATTAGTTATCCTACTTTTGCTTCTCTTCCTTCTAGCTTTACTAAAAATAAGCCAGATTTAAATGAAAAAGATTTAATTGCTAATAAAATTGATTACTATAGTCCTAAAATTAAGGTGAATACTGGTAATAAACTTATGTATAATAATCCTGCATCAAGTACTCAACTTATAATACCTATGCCAAAAAAAATGCCCGTTCCTATAAATGGTGTAAATGGTTTAAGAATTTGGATACCTTCTAAATACTTAGCTATGGGAATTGGAACAGGTACTGAATACTTTGGATTAAATCCGAATTTTATGATTGGTTTATCAATAAAAGAGAACTTTACTTGCGGTCTAGCACCTTTAGAATCTGGGTACACAGAAAATATTGTTACTGTGGATGGTGAAAAATGGTCATGGCCAATCCAAAAAAAGCATCCTGATGGCCCTTTCCAACAAGAAAAAGGCAACTTTAACGAAATAAAAAAACAATATCCTGATTATTTTGCAGATTCAGCAGAACATGAAAATTATGTAACTTTAAAAACTGGAGAACCAGATGATCCCTCTTATATTCATGCTGCTATGTCTTCTTACATGAGCCTTACTATGACAAGAGAGTTTTTATATGCTATTCCAAATAATGATTTTAGCGGCGCATTAAAAAAAGCTAAAGATCCTTGGGCAGAATTTGTGCTAGTGGACAATGCTTATAATAGGGGTGTTTATGGCTTACTTCAAAGAAAATTATTTACGGAACATAGAGATAAACTTATTAATTCCCCTGATATAAATAAGGAATTTAATCTTTCCGGGTTTGCTAATCATATTGAAAATATCCAAAATGTTATTAAAGCTATGGATTCAGAAGCAGAAAACTTCTATGATGCTGATATAACTTGGGATGACATGGCAAACTACTTTAAAGAATTAAGACTATATTATGGTAGAAATGTCCCAACTGATGCTGATTGGAATGTTATGAAAGCTGATGTTAAAAAAGCATATGATGTACTTTCTAAGCATTGGGGGGGAGACCACGTATCTTTAAGATATGATTTCTTAACACTTTTAAGAGTTTTCGAAAAGCATCTTCCTGAAAATAAACAACCTGCTCCATCTGGTGCTTCTTGGATAGAACAAGTAAACTCAGCTAATAATATTCACTAA
- a CDS encoding Fur family transcriptional regulator yields MSKELDFYKHIFNSNNIRLTTRRIMILKIFLNHKNDHLTVNEIYYLAKEISPSIGLATVYRTIEILLKLDLLDHLSLEDGVNHYKLFVNKDANFKAYNKHHPHLICLDCKKIIDCHYNFINTIKTEINKNCLFKVTDFQMKFYGYCEKCYIKKIK; encoded by the coding sequence ATGTCAAAAGAATTAGATTTTTATAAACATATTTTTAACTCTAATAATATCAGGCTTACAACTAGACGAATTATGATTTTAAAAATTTTCTTAAATCATAAAAATGACCATTTGACAGTAAATGAAATTTATTATTTAGCTAAAGAAATTTCTCCATCAATTGGTCTAGCTACTGTTTACAGAACTATTGAGATATTACTAAAACTAGATTTATTAGATCATCTATCACTTGAAGATGGAGTTAACCATTATAAATTATTTGTAAATAAGGATGCAAACTTTAAAGCTTATAACAAACATCATCCTCATCTTATTTGCCTTGATTGTAAAAAAATTATAGATTGCCACTATAATTTTATAAATACTATTAAAACTGAAATAAATAAAAATTGTTTATTTAAAGTTACTGACTTTCAAATGAAGTTTTATGGCTATTGCGAGAAATGTTATATTAAAAAGATTAAGTAA
- a CDS encoding NUDIX domain-containing protein encodes MGQAKEICPGVAVVIFNDKKQVLLQKRSDVCLWGIPSGHVEPGETVTNAAIREVFEETGLHVKVARFIGVYSDPKSQIFEYPDGRITHFVTCCFEAKIIGGEISCESSETLDLKFFSIDKLPMDIVKMHPNWLKDALSNEGPYIR; translated from the coding sequence ATGGGACAAGCTAAAGAAATTTGTCCGGGAGTAGCTGTTGTAATTTTTAACGATAAAAAACAGGTTTTGTTACAAAAAAGATCAGATGTGTGTCTTTGGGGTATACCTTCAGGTCATGTAGAGCCAGGAGAAACAGTAACCAATGCTGCAATAAGAGAGGTGTTTGAAGAGACAGGATTACATGTAAAAGTAGCGCGTTTTATTGGAGTATATTCCGACCCCAAGTCTCAAATTTTTGAGTACCCAGATGGGAGAATAACTCATTTTGTAACTTGTTGTTTTGAAGCAAAAATAATAGGCGGAGAGATTTCCTGTGAGTCTTCCGAAACTTTAGATTTAAAGTTTTTTTCTATAGATAAATTACCTATGGATATAGTAAAAATGCATCCTAATTGGCTAAAGGATGCATTGTCTAATGAGGGACCGTATATTAGATAG